A single window of Oreochromis aureus strain Israel breed Guangdong linkage group 7, ZZ_aureus, whole genome shotgun sequence DNA harbors:
- the LOC116319280 gene encoding hyaluronidase PH-20-like produces MAPSFFSSVGFCVIGSITLALALPPTEPPLINNHPFVVIWNMPVEHCKRLRIPLDTAAFQSVTTPAAVPGQFLTTFYEDRLGLYPRADTVKHKLYSGGVPQNGNLTEHLVRAQRQIDHYISQDSSLGLAVIDWESWRPLWDQNWGSKRIYQKLSISSTLQMLPFLSLKHIRKLSKKQFQRAGRHFMEKTISLGTGERPNHRWGFYLFPDCFNYGWNKPGYTGQCSHKTHKQNNQMLWLWERSTALFPSVYLHQKLRNSPRAALFVRNRVLEALRVAALPKRPYIMPVYVYCRPLYRDQTKKFQTLGDLISTIGESAALGASGVIIWGGSRDYNNKASCDALSKYLRSTLNPYIANVTAAAKLCSEVLCQGKGRCVRKSNNSRHYLHLNPTQFHIIRAYRKYVAIGLPSAADLSAWAENFTCQCYAGRNCSPKLVHPTTMKLIWI; encoded by the exons ATGGCCCCATCCTTCTTCTCCTCTGTTGGCTTCTGTGTAATTGGATCTATCACCTTAGCCCTTGCCCTACCTCCAACTGAGCCACCGCTCATCAATAACCATCCCTTTGTGGTTATATGGAACATGCCAGTCGAGCACTGTAAACGTCTTCGCATCCCGTTGGACACTGCAGCCTTCCAGTCAGTGACAACACCCGCAGCTGTGCCAGGTCAGTTTCTCACCACCTTCTATGAGGACCGCCTTGGCCTTTACCCTAGAGCTGATACTGTCAAGCATAAGCTCTACAGCGGTGGGGTCCCCCAAAATGGCAACCTGACAGAGCACCTGGTCAGAGCCCAAAGACAAATAGATCACTACATCTCCCAGGATTCTTCTCTTGGGCTGGCTGTCATTGACTGGGAATCCTGGCGCCCCCTGTGGGACCAGAACTGGGGTTCAAAACGCATTTATCAGAAATTGTCCATCAGTAGTACCCTACAGATGCTCccgtttttatcattaaaacaTATTCGTAAACTGTCAAAGAAACAGTTCCAGCGGGCTGGGCGTCACTTCATGGAAAAAACCATTAGCCTTGGTACTGGCGAGCGTCCAAACCACCGATGGGGCTTCTACCTGTTTCCTGATTGCTTCAACTATGGATGGAACAAGCCTGGCTACACGGGACAGTGCTCCCACAAGACCCACAAGCAGAACAACCAGATGCTTTGGTTGTGGGAACGCAGCACAGCTCTCTTCCCATCAGTCTACCTTCACCAGAAGTTGAGGAACTCTCCCCGGGCTGCGCTCTTTGTTCGTAACCGTGTTCTTGAGGCTCTGAGGGTGGCAGCATTGCCTAAACGTCCATACATTATGCCAGTCTATGTCTATTGCAGGCCACTGTACCGGGATCAGACCAAAAAGTTTCAGACCCTG GGAGATCTAATCAGCACGATCGGAGAGTCTGCAGCACTTGGAGCTTCTGGGGTCATAATATGGGGAGGTTCCAGAGACTACAACAACAAG GCGTCCTGTGATGCTCTGTCCAAGTACCTGAGATCCACATTGAACCCTTACATTGCTAATGTGACTGCAGCCGCCAAGCTCTGCAGCGAAGTCTTGTGCCAGGGGAAAGGCCGCTGTGTCCGGAAGAGCAACAACTCTCGCCACTACCTGCACCTAAACCCCACCCAATTCCACATCATACGAGCTTATAGGAAGTATGTGGCTATTGGCCTCCCTTCTGCTGCAGACCTCAGTGCCTGGGCTGAAAACTTTACCTGTCAGTGCTACGCAGGGCGGAACTGTTCTCCCAAACTAGTACACCCAACCACCATGAAACTCATTTGGATTTAA
- the LOC120440909 gene encoding hyaluronidase-4, protein MPVVPVLGDSSSHHAVPVALTCSWLILLFHSAFGQKPAKLPLIGRKPFIAAWNAPLDLCTFRYNITTNVNHLFHIQGSPRADWTGQNVTIFYANRLGYYPHYTPHGKAVFGGLPQNCSLDRHLFKAYQDINHFIPAEDFRGLAVIDWEFWRPQWSRNWHKKDIYRRKSKELTKKAYINVTAAQVEELARRRFEKSAKIFMLKTIQLGRQLRPSALWGFYLYPDCHNYNLHDQNYTGFCPLLERLRNDELVWLWNSSMALYPSVTIRKHHSNSISNLHFTQHRIRESLRVASLTSKEYDLPTYVYLRLGYRDEALNFLTTDDLIHTIGESAALGAAGFVIWGDLNLTSSRHNCTHVKSFLSHRLGLYITNVTRAAEICSEFLCQSNGRCVRRDPHARHYLHLSADSYRIHPSGDGDFAVNGWHSPHEQQLLMERFRCHCYEGHNGENCDSINKVREDKGPWEEEEEYKDHDKKRTEWEDEQGEQQEAGESAAPPTCVTHHLTLLLLLNLLLVKIYV, encoded by the exons ATGCCTGTAGTGCCAGTGCTTGGGGACTCCTCCTCCCACCATGCTGTACCTGTTGCGCTCACCTGCTCCTGGCTGATTCTGCTATTTCATTCAGCTTTTGGTCAGAAACCTGCCAAACTGCCTCTGATTGGCCGAAAACCTTTCATTGCTGCCTGGAATGCTCCACTGGACTTGTGCACCTTTAGGTACAACATAACCACCAACGTTAACCACCTATTCCACATCCAGGGAAGCCCACGTGCTGATTGGACAGGCCAGAACGTCACGATTTTCTATGCCAACCGGCTGGGCTACTACCCTCACTACACCCCACATGGCAAAGCAGTCTTTGGTGGCCTACCTCAAAACTGCAGCCTGGACCGACACCTGTTCAAAGCCTACCAGGACATCAACCACTTCATACCTGCAGAGGACTTTCGTGGCCTGGCTGTTATCGACTGGGAGTTCTGGCGACCTCAGTGGAGCCGTAATTGGCACAAAAAGGACATCTATAGACGCAAATCAAAGGAGCTAACCAAGAAAGCATACATCAACGTGACTGCAGCACAGGTGGAGGAACTGGCACGGCGGAGGTTTGAGAAAAGTGCCAAGATTTTCATGCTAAAAACCATTCAGCTGGGGAGACAGCTCCGGCCAAGTGCACTCTGGGGTTTCTACCTCTACCCTGATTGCCACAATTACAACCTGCATGATCAGAACTATACAGGCttctgccccctgctggagaGGCTGAGGAATGATGAGCTGGTGTGGCTATGGAACAGCAGCATGGCCCTCTATCCCTCTGTCACAATCAGGAAGCATCACAGCAACAGCATCAGCAACCTGCACTTCACCCAGCACAGGATCAGAGAGTCGCTCCGAGTCGCCTCACTGACCTCAAAGGAGTATGATCTCCCCACCTATGTGTACCTGAGGCTGGGCTACCGAGATGAGGCCCTCAACTTTCTCACTACA GACGATTTGATCCACACCATAGGGGAGAGTGCTGCACTGGGAGCTGCAGGATTTGTTATCTGGGGAGATTTAAATTTGACCTCATCCAGG CATAACTGCACCCACGTCAAGTCCTTCCTAAGCCACCGTTTGGGTCTGTACATCACCAATGTGACACGGGCAGCAGAAATCTGCAGTGAATTCCTGTGCCAGAGTAATGGTCGCTGCGTCCGCCGGGACCCCCACGCCCGGCATTACCTCCACCTGAGTGCTGACAGTTACCGCATCCATCCCTCTGGGGATGGGGACTTTGCTGTGAATGGCTGGCATTCACCGCATGAACAGCAGCTACTAATGGAGAGGTTTCGCTGCCACTGCTATGAAGGCCACAATGGTGAGAACTGTGACAGCATCAACAAAGTGAGAGAAGATAAAGGGCcatgggaggaggaggaggagtacaAAGATCACGACAAGAAGAGGACAGAGTGGGAGGATGAACAGGGTGAACAGCAGGAGGCAGGAGAGAGTGCGGCACCGCCAACTTGCGTCACTCATCACTTAACTTTGTTGCTCCTGTTGAATTTATTATTAGTAAAGATATATGTTTGA